The following proteins are encoded in a genomic region of Streptomyces sp. NBC_01723:
- a CDS encoding MGDG synthase family glycosyltransferase — MGAGHDTVAAELVRRARERGGDALVVDVLALLPYGLGGALRRFYRGSVRHFPWLYAAIHRTFLRPGAGRRPGGTPLARLAGGRLRELAERSGADVVVPVFHLGAQLTGHLRARGLLPVPSVVLVIDFAVHRQWLHPGNDHCLCLTEDAAREARESTGRPAGTCGPVVAPEFFAGATGAAGWRALFDRLGPGRPPVVVSAGAWGVGSHLDGTVRFLAGHGFLPVVLCGGNQRLRRTLSATAGVVALGWVTDMPGLLHAAGALIDNAAGQTAVQALAAGLPVVGYRPIPGHGADGVRRMAALGVSEVAGDETALLGAVRRLTAPGPARRERIAAGRALFTDDALTRVTDLAAAVRARG, encoded by the coding sequence ATGGGCGCCGGCCACGACACCGTCGCCGCCGAACTGGTCCGCCGCGCCCGCGAGCGCGGCGGGGACGCCCTGGTCGTCGACGTCCTCGCGCTCCTGCCCTACGGCCTCGGCGGCGCCCTGCGGCGCTTCTACCGCGGGTCGGTACGCCACTTCCCCTGGCTGTACGCCGCGATCCACCGCACCTTCCTGCGCCCCGGCGCAGGGCGCCGCCCCGGCGGCACGCCCCTGGCCCGGCTGGCCGGCGGCAGGCTGCGCGAGCTGGCCGAGCGGTCCGGCGCGGACGTGGTCGTTCCCGTGTTCCACCTCGGCGCCCAGCTGACCGGGCACCTGCGCGCCCGCGGTCTGCTGCCGGTGCCCAGCGTCGTCCTCGTGATCGACTTCGCCGTCCACCGGCAGTGGCTGCACCCCGGTAACGACCACTGCCTGTGTCTCACCGAGGACGCGGCACGCGAGGCGCGCGAGAGCACGGGCCGCCCCGCGGGGACCTGCGGCCCCGTGGTGGCCCCGGAGTTCTTCGCCGGGGCCACCGGCGCCGCCGGGTGGCGGGCGCTGTTCGACCGGCTCGGTCCCGGGCGGCCCCCCGTCGTGGTGTCCGCCGGTGCCTGGGGCGTCGGCTCCCACCTGGACGGCACCGTCCGGTTCCTCGCGGGCCACGGCTTCCTGCCGGTCGTGCTCTGCGGCGGCAACCAGCGGCTGCGCCGCACCCTGTCCGCCACCGCGGGCGTCGTCGCCCTGGGCTGGGTGACCGACATGCCCGGCCTGCTGCACGCCGCCGGCGCCCTGATCGACAACGCGGCCGGCCAGACGGCCGTACAGGCGCTCGCCGCCGGACTGCCGGTCGTGGGGTACCGCCCGATACCGGGCCACGGCGCGGACGGTGTCCGGCGGATGGCCGCGCTGGGCGTGTCGGAGGTCGCCGGGGACGAAACCGCGCTGCTCGGCGCGGTACGCCGGCTCACCGCCCCGGGCCCGGCCCGCCGCGAGCGGATCGCCGCCGGACGCGCGCTGTTCACGGACGACGCCCTGACCCGGGTGACCGACCTCGCCGCCGCCGTGCGCGCCCGCGGCTGA
- a CDS encoding DUF2267 domain-containing protein, whose amino-acid sequence MLLDEFLTRVRDLGEYHSDDEAEQVSRAVLWVLASRVEPEEAAALAAALPEPLDDVLRPERGRPESFGRDEFLRRVAQQTGARPRTAEWDAGAVLATLTESMPRERVDQLLAQLPPDCADLVGGPGRAPR is encoded by the coding sequence GTGCTGCTGGACGAGTTCCTCACCCGGGTGCGCGACCTCGGCGAGTACCACAGCGACGACGAGGCCGAGCAGGTCAGCAGGGCCGTTCTGTGGGTGCTCGCGTCCCGGGTCGAACCCGAGGAGGCGGCCGCACTCGCCGCCGCCCTGCCCGAGCCCCTGGACGACGTGCTGCGCCCCGAGCGCGGACGGCCCGAGTCCTTCGGACGCGACGAGTTCTTGCGGCGGGTGGCCCAGCAGACCGGCGCCCGGCCGCGCACCGCGGAATGGGACGCGGGCGCCGTGCTTGCGACCCTGACCGAATCGATGCCCCGCGAGCGGGTCGATCAGCTCCTGGCCCAGCTGCCGCCGGACTGCGCCGACCTCGTGGGCGGCCCGGGGCGGGCGCCGCGCTGA
- a CDS encoding sirohydrochlorin chelatase, whose amino-acid sequence MSSPTGPASGLPVRMPRPRQPGRHRRPEPLVAPEGAPALVLAVPGTPSSATRGLADEVISIARSELPGLDARVGHLEGDDAEFPSLSAVLVSAAEERTARFEQARAAGLEVKEPDGPVAVVVPLLAGPDNALLRRIRQAVMDSRVAAELTDVLGPHPLLAEALHVRLSEAGLARADRARLFTVATAADGIILASVGGDEAVQAAGITGMLLAARLAVPVIAAALDEEGSIASVAEQLRSSGSQQLALAPYLIGPEIEASVLVAAAKEADCSTAEPLGPYPAIGKLALAKYTTALGISPQQPQGTPVR is encoded by the coding sequence ATGAGCTCCCCCACTGGGCCCGCGTCCGGCCTGCCAGTACGAATGCCGCGCCCCCGCCAGCCGGGACGGCACCGCCGCCCCGAACCCCTGGTGGCGCCCGAGGGCGCGCCCGCGCTTGTCCTCGCGGTCCCGGGCACGCCCAGTAGCGCCACCCGGGGCCTCGCCGACGAGGTCATCAGCATCGCCCGCTCCGAGCTCCCCGGCCTCGACGCCCGGGTCGGCCACCTCGAAGGGGACGACGCCGAGTTCCCCTCGCTGTCGGCCGTGCTCGTGAGCGCCGCCGAGGAGCGCACCGCCCGCTTCGAGCAGGCGCGCGCCGCCGGCCTGGAGGTGAAGGAGCCCGACGGCCCCGTCGCCGTCGTCGTGCCGCTGCTCGCGGGTCCGGACAACGCGCTGCTGCGCCGGATCCGGCAGGCCGTCATGGACAGCAGGGTCGCGGCCGAGCTGACCGACGTGCTCGGCCCGCACCCGCTGCTGGCCGAGGCCCTGCACGTCCGGCTCTCCGAGGCCGGTCTGGCCCGCGCCGACCGCGCCCGGCTGTTCACCGTGGCGACCGCCGCGGACGGCATCATCCTGGCGTCCGTGGGCGGTGACGAGGCGGTCCAGGCGGCCGGGATCACCGGCATGCTGCTCGCCGCGCGCCTCGCCGTTCCGGTGATCGCCGCCGCGCTGGACGAGGAGGGCTCGATCGCGTCCGTGGCCGAGCAGCTGCGCTCCTCGGGCTCCCAGCAGCTGGCGCTCGCGCCCTACCTGATCGGCCCCGAGATCGAGGCGTCCGTGCTGGTGGCGGCCGCCAAGGAGGCGGACTGTTCCACCGCCGAGCCGCTCGGCCCGTACCCGGCGATCGGCAAGCTGGCGCTGGCCAAGTACACGACGGCGCTCGGCATCTCGCCGCAGCAGCCGCAGGGCACTCCGGTCCGCTGA
- a CDS encoding FUSC family protein produces the protein MLKKVFMSPDPGRARLRFAARAVLGIGAAVVVCGLAGVSLVGAVIGGLAALLALFTVTDATVRGQAVTTALLPLAGLPVLAAAAALHDLPVARDLTFLAVVGAGVYARRWGPRGHSLGVFAFMTFFIAQFLRATTDRLPEMFTAVLLSVATAAAVRFGVWCYERRRPAPAVPAPPGGTGLARITTRQAVQATAGAGFALVVGQLVSGERWYWAVGAAWWVFVNTTSRGETVVRGFRRVLGTVVGIGLGFLVAFPLAGSVVPTAVLAAACVFGIFYTAAVSYTWMMLCVTLLAELLYGLLGVLSPGLLALRIAETGVGALGAVLAVLFLLPVTTHAVTDAWIQRALRCVHACTAEAAARLAGTEGADPAPRVAELEQLLGRVRLSVAPLVHPLNPMSGRKRRARRVLDLLDDCAREIRGLVAVAADPEASHDARLAAACWRVETAVEALTGGGDVPVHAGGPRAVEPALAHLHDLERALAELAAPLRAPSGSPLVGA, from the coding sequence GTGCTGAAGAAGGTGTTCATGAGCCCGGACCCGGGGCGGGCGCGGCTGCGGTTCGCCGCGCGCGCCGTCCTCGGCATCGGGGCGGCCGTCGTCGTGTGCGGGCTGGCCGGCGTCTCGCTGGTGGGCGCCGTCATCGGCGGGCTCGCGGCGCTGCTGGCGCTGTTCACCGTCACCGACGCGACCGTCCGCGGACAGGCCGTCACCACCGCGCTGCTGCCGTTGGCCGGACTGCCGGTGCTCGCCGCCGCGGCGGCTCTGCACGACCTCCCCGTGGCCCGCGACCTCACCTTCCTCGCCGTCGTCGGCGCGGGCGTCTACGCCCGGCGCTGGGGCCCGCGCGGGCACAGCCTCGGCGTGTTCGCGTTCATGACCTTCTTCATCGCCCAGTTCCTGCGGGCGACCACGGACCGGCTGCCCGAGATGTTCACCGCCGTCCTGCTGTCCGTGGCGACCGCCGCGGCGGTCCGCTTCGGCGTGTGGTGCTACGAGCGCCGCCGTCCCGCGCCCGCCGTCCCCGCGCCGCCCGGCGGCACCGGACTCGCCCGGATCACCACCCGCCAGGCTGTCCAGGCCACCGCGGGAGCGGGCTTCGCGCTGGTCGTGGGCCAGCTGGTGTCGGGCGAACGCTGGTACTGGGCGGTCGGCGCCGCCTGGTGGGTGTTCGTCAACACCACCTCGCGCGGCGAGACCGTGGTCCGCGGCTTCCGCCGGGTCCTCGGCACCGTCGTCGGCATCGGCCTGGGCTTCCTGGTCGCCTTCCCGCTGGCCGGTTCCGTGGTGCCCACCGCCGTACTCGCCGCCGCATGCGTCTTCGGGATCTTCTACACCGCGGCCGTCTCCTACACCTGGATGATGCTCTGCGTGACGCTCCTCGCCGAGCTGCTCTACGGCCTCCTGGGCGTCCTCAGCCCCGGCCTGCTCGCCCTGCGGATCGCCGAGACCGGCGTCGGTGCGCTCGGCGCCGTACTCGCCGTGCTCTTCCTCCTGCCGGTCACCACCCACGCCGTCACCGACGCCTGGATCCAGCGCGCCCTGCGCTGCGTGCACGCCTGCACCGCCGAGGCCGCCGCCCGGCTCGCCGGAACCGAGGGCGCCGACCCCGCGCCGCGCGTGGCCGAACTGGAGCAGCTGCTCGGCCGGGTCCGGCTGTCGGTCGCCCCGCTCGTGCACCCGCTGAACCCGATGTCCGGCCGCAAACGGCGCGCCCGGCGCGTGCTCGACCTGCTCGACGACTGCGCCCGGGAGATCCGCGGCCTGGTCGCCGTCGCCGCCGACCCGGAGGCCTCGCACGACGCCCGGCTGGCAGCCGCCTGCTGGCGGGTCGAGACCGCGGTGGAGGCGCTCACCGGCGGGGGTGACGTCCCCGTCCACGCGGGTGGACCGCGCGCCGTCGAACCGGCGCTGGCGCACCTCCACGACCTGGAGCGCGCCCTCGCCGAACTCGCCGCGCCCCTGCGCGCCCCCTCCGGGTCCCCGCTGGTCGGCGCCTGA
- a CDS encoding N-acetylglucosamine kinase: MSGGFLAVDSGGSGLRVVVGTAGTDGRGPLGHRASREPVRTGPRGIDPEHLMGQLLPMVRALTAEIRVGRFGTVVVGAAGLATLGDALRAELPGALAWELGARRVALVADAVTAYVGALGPRPGAVVAAGTGLIATGTDLARWHRADGWGHLLGDCGGGAWIGRAGLEAALRAHDGREGGSAPLLARARERFGPAAGIPGQLYPRTDRPAVLASFAPDVAACAPGDPVAAEILRAAARHMADSAAAVCPRDGEPRLAVTGGLLKLGDPLVAPLEEELAKRLPQARRTAAEGDPLDGSVRIATDLATGTLTLPGDDAMLWVTSVTEGR, translated from the coding sequence GTGAGCGGCGGCTTCCTGGCCGTGGACTCCGGCGGCTCGGGGCTGCGCGTGGTCGTGGGCACCGCCGGTACCGACGGACGCGGCCCGCTCGGGCACCGCGCGTCGCGGGAGCCCGTGCGCACCGGGCCCCGTGGCATCGACCCGGAGCACCTGATGGGGCAACTGCTGCCCATGGTTCGGGCATTGACCGCAGAGATCCGGGTGGGCCGGTTCGGCACCGTCGTCGTCGGGGCCGCCGGGCTGGCCACCCTGGGCGACGCGCTGCGCGCCGAACTGCCGGGCGCGCTCGCCTGGGAGCTGGGAGCCCGGAGGGTCGCGCTGGTCGCCGACGCCGTGACCGCCTACGTCGGCGCCCTCGGCCCCCGGCCCGGAGCGGTGGTGGCCGCCGGGACCGGACTGATCGCGACGGGCACCGACCTGGCCCGCTGGCACCGGGCGGACGGCTGGGGGCATCTGCTGGGCGACTGCGGGGGCGGCGCGTGGATCGGGCGGGCCGGTCTGGAGGCCGCGCTGCGCGCCCACGACGGGCGGGAGGGCGGCTCGGCGCCGCTGCTGGCCCGGGCCCGGGAGCGCTTCGGCCCGGCGGCGGGCATCCCCGGGCAGCTGTATCCGCGGACCGACCGCCCCGCCGTCCTCGCCTCCTTCGCTCCCGACGTGGCCGCCTGCGCGCCCGGCGACCCCGTGGCCGCCGAGATCCTGCGCGCCGCGGCACGGCACATGGCCGACTCGGCAGCCGCGGTCTGCCCCCGCGACGGCGAGCCCCGCCTCGCGGTCACCGGCGGCCTGCTGAAGCTGGGCGACCCGCTCGTCGCACCGCTGGAGGAGGAGCTGGCGAAGCGGCTGCCGCAGGCACGGCGGACGGCCGCGGAGGGTGATCCCCTGGACGGCTCGGTCCGCATCGCCACCGACCTGGCGACCGGCACGCTCACCCTCCCGGGTGATGACGCGATGCTGTGGGTGACGTCCGTGACGGAAGGCCGATAA
- a CDS encoding HAD family hydrolase, with protein MSTLGDISVIFDLDGTLVDSEPNYYEAGRLTLAEYGVPDFTWADHETYVGISTQETVADWKRRYALTAPVAELLAVKNRHYLELARTSARAYPEMRRLVERLAAEGVPLAVASGSSPEAIGAILARTGLDAHLRTVVSADEVARGKPAPDVFLEAARRIGADPAECVVLEDAAPGAAAAHAAGMRCIAVPYVAAQADAPEFATAGLLVRGGQDAFTARAAYDWLAGPARASFYPER; from the coding sequence ATGAGCACTCTCGGCGACATCTCGGTCATCTTCGATCTCGACGGAACGCTCGTGGACAGCGAGCCGAACTACTACGAAGCGGGTCGGCTGACCCTCGCCGAGTACGGCGTCCCGGACTTCACCTGGGCGGACCACGAGACGTACGTGGGCATCAGCACACAGGAGACGGTCGCCGACTGGAAGCGGCGGTACGCGCTGACGGCACCCGTGGCGGAGCTGCTCGCCGTCAAGAACCGTCACTACCTGGAGCTGGCCCGCACCTCGGCCCGTGCGTACCCCGAGATGCGGAGGCTGGTCGAGCGGCTGGCCGCCGAGGGCGTCCCGCTGGCGGTCGCCTCCGGGTCGTCGCCCGAGGCCATCGGGGCGATCCTGGCCCGCACCGGCCTGGACGCGCACCTGCGCACCGTCGTCTCGGCCGACGAGGTGGCGCGGGGCAAACCGGCCCCCGACGTCTTCCTGGAGGCCGCCCGCAGGATCGGTGCGGACCCGGCCGAGTGCGTGGTCCTGGAGGACGCCGCTCCCGGGGCCGCCGCCGCGCACGCGGCGGGGATGCGCTGCATCGCGGTGCCGTACGTCGCGGCGCAGGCGGACGCGCCCGAGTTCGCCACCGCCGGACTGCTGGTGCGCGGGGGCCAGGACGCGTTCACCGCGCGGGCGGCGTACGACTGGCTCGCGGGACCGGCGCGGGCAAGTTTTTACCCGGAGAGGTGA
- a CDS encoding SDR family NAD(P)-dependent oxidoreductase: MVHAFSRPRSAPGPRAVAPDADRANTRRQPAGVPDARTRTALVTGASSGIGAAVARRLADDGGWRLVLTGRDPVRLREVADDASATAFAADLTLPGADRQLTDFALATVGHVDLLVAGAGVGWAGEFLDMPPHTVDDVLDINVLATLRLVRLVLPGMVAAGSGRVVLIGSLAGSVAVRDEAVYSAAKAAIGAFADALRYELRGTGVGVTHVVPGVVDTPFFERRGAPYRRSRPRPVPPERVADAVRDAVRRGRDEVYVPAWLRLPCRVRGAAPGVYRRLAARFG, from the coding sequence ATGGTCCATGCGTTCTCCCGTCCCCGGTCCGCTCCCGGACCGCGGGCCGTCGCCCCCGACGCGGACCGTGCGAACACCCGGCGGCAGCCCGCGGGCGTCCCGGACGCGCGGACCCGGACGGCGCTGGTGACGGGGGCGTCCTCCGGCATCGGCGCGGCCGTGGCCCGCCGGCTGGCGGACGACGGCGGCTGGCGGCTGGTGCTCACCGGGCGCGACCCGGTGCGGCTTCGGGAGGTCGCCGACGACGCGTCGGCCACCGCCTTCGCCGCGGACCTCACCCTGCCCGGGGCCGACCGGCAGCTGACCGACTTCGCCCTGGCCACGGTGGGTCACGTGGACCTGCTGGTGGCGGGTGCCGGGGTGGGCTGGGCCGGGGAGTTCCTGGACATGCCCCCGCACACGGTCGACGACGTGCTCGACATCAACGTGCTGGCCACGCTGCGGCTGGTACGGCTGGTGCTGCCGGGGATGGTGGCCGCGGGCTCGGGCCGGGTGGTGCTCATCGGCTCGCTGGCCGGCAGCGTGGCGGTCCGCGACGAGGCCGTGTACTCCGCCGCCAAGGCCGCGATCGGCGCCTTCGCCGACGCGCTGCGCTACGAGTTGCGGGGCACCGGCGTGGGCGTCACCCATGTGGTGCCCGGGGTCGTGGACACGCCGTTCTTCGAGCGCCGCGGGGCTCCCTACCGGCGCTCCAGGCCGCGCCCCGTGCCCCCCGAGCGGGTGGCCGACGCGGTGCGCGACGCGGTGCGGCGGGGCCGGGACGAGGTGTACGTACCGGCCTGGCTGCGGCTGCCGTGCCGGGTCCGGGGCGCCGCTCCGGGAGTGTACCGGCGTCTGGCGGCGCGGTTCGGATGA
- a CDS encoding DUF5997 family protein, which produces MTSHQNTQSMKPATAAKKLGVYLEATPAEFREGVVTRAELNALQTEPPAWLRDLRRDGPHPRPVVAAKLGVSIAGLHRGGVSEPLTTEQIETLKQERPEWLEREQAVQADVRKETARVKKLHAERAERADRD; this is translated from the coding sequence ATGACGTCGCACCAGAACACCCAGTCCATGAAGCCCGCGACCGCGGCGAAGAAGCTGGGTGTGTACCTCGAAGCCACACCCGCGGAGTTCCGGGAGGGCGTCGTCACGCGCGCCGAGCTGAACGCGCTCCAGACCGAACCGCCCGCGTGGCTGCGTGACCTGCGGCGCGACGGCCCGCACCCGCGGCCGGTGGTGGCGGCCAAGCTCGGGGTGTCCATCGCGGGCCTGCACCGGGGCGGAGTGTCGGAGCCGCTCACCACGGAGCAGATCGAGACGCTGAAGCAGGAACGCCCGGAGTGGCTGGAGCGGGAGCAGGCCGTCCAGGCCGACGTCCGCAAGGAGACGGCCCGGGTGAAGAAGCTGCACGCCGAGCGGGCCGAGCGCGCGGACCGCGACTGA
- a CDS encoding lactonase family protein produces the protein MADGGRRQRRAYIGSFTAAGGPGILTADVDPDSGALTVVSGTDRLPDPSYLALAPDGAMLYAVSETAEGAVAAYRVNGDKPEPAGRPVPVGGDGPTHLSLYDGHVLTANYGSGTVSAVPVRSDGSLARSASGVLRHTGSGPHAQRQQAPHAHQVRPDPSGRWAVSVDLGTDSVRVCTLTDGAPAVHRETALRPGSGPRHLAFHPDGSRVYVLNELAPTVTVCRWDAAEGILQPLTEVPVLPGAPAGDAYPSGVVVSSDGRFVWTATRGEDVLSVLAVEPDGLRLTATVPCGGHWPREITESGGFLYAANERSGDVTWFALDPDTGVPRRAGSLAVPAASCVVFG, from the coding sequence GTGGCGGACGGTGGCAGGCGGCAGCGGCGGGCGTACATCGGGTCGTTCACGGCGGCCGGCGGCCCCGGCATCCTGACGGCGGACGTCGACCCCGACAGCGGCGCGCTCACCGTCGTGAGCGGCACGGACCGGCTGCCCGACCCGTCCTACCTCGCCCTGGCCCCCGACGGAGCCATGCTCTACGCCGTCAGCGAGACGGCCGAGGGCGCGGTGGCCGCCTACCGCGTGAACGGGGACAAGCCCGAGCCCGCCGGGCGCCCGGTACCCGTGGGCGGCGACGGGCCGACCCACCTCAGCCTGTACGACGGTCACGTGCTCACCGCCAACTACGGCTCGGGCACCGTCTCCGCCGTGCCGGTCCGCTCCGACGGCAGCCTCGCCCGGTCCGCGTCCGGCGTCCTGCGCCACACCGGTTCCGGCCCCCATGCCCAGCGGCAGCAGGCGCCGCACGCGCACCAGGTGCGGCCCGATCCGAGCGGGCGGTGGGCGGTCAGCGTGGACCTGGGCACCGACTCGGTCCGGGTCTGCACCCTGACGGACGGAGCCCCGGCCGTGCACCGGGAGACCGCGCTGCGCCCCGGCTCGGGCCCGCGCCACCTGGCCTTCCATCCGGACGGCAGCCGGGTCTACGTGCTCAACGAACTGGCACCCACCGTCACCGTCTGCCGCTGGGACGCGGCCGAGGGCATCCTCCAGCCGCTCACCGAGGTGCCGGTGCTGCCCGGGGCACCGGCCGGGGACGCCTACCCGTCCGGCGTCGTGGTCTCGTCCGACGGCCGATTCGTCTGGACCGCCACCCGCGGCGAGGACGTCCTGTCCGTCCTCGCCGTGGAGCCGGACGGACTGCGCCTGACCGCGACCGTGCCCTGCGGCGGGCACTGGCCCCGGGAGATCACCGAGTCGGGCGGCTTCCTGTACGCCGCCAACGAGCGCTCCGGAGACGTGACCTGGTTCGCCCTCGACCCGGACACCGGCGTGCCCCGCCGGGCCGGCTCACTCGCGGTGCCGGCGGCGTCCTGCGTGGTCTTCGGCTGA
- a CDS encoding LysR family transcriptional regulator substrate-binding protein, whose product MTGSEDRPSFRLAYVPGVTPDKWARIWNERLPDVPLSLTQVPAAGADGVLLDGDADAGLVRLPVDRSRLSAIPLYTETTVVVIPKDHLVTAADEVTAEDLADEIVLHPLDDVLGWEERPPGRPALERPATTADAVELVAAGIGVLLMPLSLARLHHRKDLTYRTVTDAPQSGVALSWPEDAHTDRVEDFIGIVRGRTVNSTRGRQPDPAPAGRKPAAGTQQSGMRQSGKQQSGKQQSGKQQTGGARRGGGSPRKKSGSGGGRGKPRRR is encoded by the coding sequence GTGACAGGCTCGGAAGATCGCCCCTCGTTCCGGCTCGCGTACGTCCCGGGGGTGACGCCCGACAAGTGGGCGCGCATCTGGAACGAGCGGCTGCCGGACGTCCCGCTGTCCCTGACCCAGGTCCCCGCGGCCGGCGCCGACGGCGTCCTGCTGGACGGTGACGCCGACGCCGGACTGGTGCGGCTGCCCGTCGACCGGTCCCGCCTCAGCGCCATCCCCCTCTACACCGAGACCACGGTCGTGGTGATCCCCAAGGACCACCTCGTCACCGCGGCCGACGAGGTGACCGCCGAGGACCTCGCCGACGAGATCGTGCTGCACCCCCTGGACGACGTCCTCGGGTGGGAGGAGCGGCCGCCGGGCCGCCCCGCGCTCGAGCGTCCGGCCACCACCGCGGACGCCGTCGAGCTGGTGGCGGCCGGGATCGGCGTGCTGCTGATGCCCCTGTCGCTGGCCCGGCTGCACCACCGCAAGGACCTCACGTACCGGACGGTCACCGACGCCCCCCAGTCGGGCGTGGCGCTGTCCTGGCCGGAGGACGCGCACACGGACCGCGTCGAGGACTTCATCGGCATCGTCCGCGGCCGGACCGTCAACAGCACCCGGGGCCGGCAGCCCGACCCGGCGCCCGCCGGACGGAAGCCGGCGGCCGGCACGCAGCAGTCCGGCATGCGGCAGAGCGGGAAGCAGCAGTCCGGCAAGCAGCAGTCCGGCAAGCAGCAGACCGGCGGAGCCCGGCGCGGCGGCGGTAGCCCGCGCAAGAAGAGCGGCAGCGGCGGCGGGCGCGGCAAGCCTCGCCGCCGCTGA
- a CDS encoding DUF4142 domain-containing protein: protein MRITRTTAGTAFVAGALVLTLTALAYPTMLGVQNTGSDQARIITNTRYGPLTEQDRDFVVKVRAAGLWEHPLGLMAIERGTTPEMKEAGEHLVVGHSRLDATCRKIAPELGITLPNLASPQQQQFVSTVDGTTGKQFDTTAVNIMRITHGQIFPAIAKIRANTKNSLVRQLADQANDTVLDHITVLEKTGLVNFDQVNFQQTAPPSLPKVQLTPPAPQPGEPVLSLTQPPGLDVNTSAPTPSPTVR, encoded by the coding sequence ATGCGCATCACGCGCACCACGGCAGGGACGGCCTTCGTGGCCGGTGCCCTGGTCCTCACCCTCACCGCCCTCGCCTACCCGACCATGCTCGGGGTGCAGAACACGGGCAGTGACCAGGCCAGGATCATCACCAACACGCGGTACGGGCCGCTCACGGAGCAGGACCGGGACTTCGTGGTCAAGGTGCGTGCCGCGGGGCTGTGGGAGCACCCGCTGGGGCTGATGGCGATCGAGCGGGGGACGACACCGGAGATGAAGGAGGCCGGCGAGCACCTGGTCGTCGGGCACTCCCGGCTCGACGCGACCTGCCGCAAGATCGCTCCCGAGCTGGGCATCACCCTGCCCAACCTGGCGTCCCCGCAGCAGCAGCAGTTCGTGTCGACCGTGGACGGGACCACGGGCAAGCAGTTCGACACCACCGCGGTGAACATCATGCGCATCACGCACGGCCAGATCTTCCCGGCCATCGCCAAGATCCGCGCCAACACCAAGAACTCCCTGGTGCGGCAGCTGGCGGATCAGGCCAACGACACCGTCCTGGACCACATCACCGTGCTGGAGAAGACCGGGCTGGTCAACTTCGACCAGGTCAACTTCCAGCAGACGGCGCCTCCGAGCCTGCCCAAGGTGCAGCTGACACCGCCCGCGCCGCAGCCGGGTGAGCCGGTGCTGTCCCTCACCCAGCCCCCCGGGCTGGACGTCAACACCTCGGCGCCGACGCCGAGTCCGACGGTCCGCTGA
- a CDS encoding Lrp/AsnC family transcriptional regulator has translation MAVDALDTRILRLLLEQPGTSVREYARLLGIARGTLQARLDRLEREGVITGTAPSLSPAALGHPVLAFVHIEVTQGHLDEVGEALAAVPEIVEAFSITGGGDLLTRVVARDNAHLEDVVQKLISLPGVVRTRSEVVLRERVTHRLLPLVESIGRSARK, from the coding sequence ATGGCCGTCGACGCGCTCGACACCCGCATCCTGCGACTGCTCCTCGAACAGCCGGGCACCAGCGTGCGCGAGTACGCCCGGCTCCTCGGCATCGCCCGCGGCACACTGCAGGCCCGGCTCGACCGGCTGGAGCGCGAGGGCGTGATCACCGGTACCGCGCCATCCCTCTCCCCCGCCGCGCTGGGCCACCCGGTGCTCGCGTTCGTGCACATCGAGGTCACCCAGGGCCACCTCGACGAGGTGGGCGAGGCGCTGGCGGCCGTGCCCGAGATCGTGGAGGCCTTCTCCATCACGGGCGGCGGGGACCTGCTGACCCGGGTCGTGGCCCGCGACAACGCGCACCTGGAGGACGTGGTCCAGAAGCTGATCAGCCTGCCCGGGGTGGTCCGCACCCGCAGCGAGGTGGTGCTCCGCGAACGCGTCACGCACCGGCTGCTGCCCCTGGTGGAGTCGATCGGGCGCTCGGCCCGGAAGTGA